The sequence below is a genomic window from Solea senegalensis isolate Sse05_10M unplaced genomic scaffold, IFAPA_SoseM_1 scf7180000014775, whole genome shotgun sequence.
tccagagcacaggaacagaaacacaacatgacCACTGAGTTGAACACTGTGTTGACGTGTCTGTTGAAGGAAACTGCTTCTGTCTTTGTGGAGtaatttaaatgtgtctctcagtgtgacCCAGCTGCTGGAGAGGATCAGCGAAGTCGTCGAACAGAACCGACTCTTCACTTCTGACCGACCCGGTCTGGGTCAGGAGTTGGAGATGTTGCAGAAACACCTGGAGACTCTCAGCTCCACGCCTTTGCCGACAGACTACCACTTCAACAGCAGCCAAGGTCTTAACACGCAGCCACACTTTGATGTGATATTCGTTTATCTTCCAGGTTTCTGTTATCGCTCAGTTAACTCAGTTGACTGTACAAAGAAGGAACCTTGCAAATGAGTTATTTGCAAGTCATTCAGTCAAATATACGCATGGAGCGTCAACTTCTCGAAAAGTGCAAGCCAGTGAACCTCTGGTCACTTGTTGCTTTGTTCGATATTGCTTGAAAACCTTCACATTCTCTTTTGTTCCCGTGGGTCCTTGAAATACTTGAAAGtgtgtgaatataaaaaaataaattcaaggCCCTTTAGCGTTTTTAAAGAACGCCGAGTCTATCGCCGACGACACGTTTACACAAACACGtgttgcattaccgtaattactgCGGTATCTGAAAACCGCAGTGAATTCAGATATTCAAACTGTCAACAAtcacttttatggttaaattaacCAACAAAGGTATTTTCATCATCtgaataaaatacaagttaccaaacaatattttatatttcaaataGTGCCCATGCATACCACATAAACGTGAACACATAAAGTGGTACCTAAGGAGCAGTGGGGGTTGGGTggcttgctcaggggcaccccagcccttgacctgtcccagAATTTGACCTAATTCCCTTCCACTATATTGAATCTATATCCTCTTTTAGATAATTAATCAAACATTGTGgttctctcactttctttctt
It includes:
- the LOC122761510 gene encoding ATP-binding cassette sub-family A member 2-like, which gives rise to WVLAFEIFIPLVLFFILLGLRQKKPAIPVKEVSFYSAAPLTSAGIIPIMQSLCPDGQRDEFGFLQYKNSTVTQLLERISEVVEQNRLFTSDRPGLGQELEMLQKHLETLSSTPLPTDYHFNSSQGLNTQPHFDVIFVYLPGFCYRSVNSVDCTKKEPCK